From a region of the Arachis ipaensis cultivar K30076 chromosome B09, Araip1.1, whole genome shotgun sequence genome:
- the LOC107615366 gene encoding uncharacterized protein LOC107615366 isoform X2 has protein sequence MEDDVIVGDEYPKTLDNMMDKRVLFKINIKEANINQFDHVYMVMKICDDEDIIDKNLPKELSTNLPSNVSEDGCNNYLEILENVANLKTDCDTESSMDVVEECISSLKYNTPPKKITNGLKNSPLSLNEDEEEGQLSTNRFSRKMGKRQKCVNFDADMSS, from the exons ATGGAGGACGAT GTTATAGTAGGAGATGAATATCCCAAAACACTTGATAACATGATGGACAAAAGAGTCCTTTTCAAGATAAATATCAAGGAAGCCAATATTAATCAATTTGATCATGTGTACATGGTTATGAAAATCTGTGATGATGAGGATATCATTGACAAAAATCTTCCCAAAGAGTTGTCTACTAATCTTCCGAGTAATGTCAGT GAAGATGGCTGCAACAACTATTTGGAAATTTTAGAAAATGTGGCTAATCTTAAAACTGATTGTGATACTGAGTCTTCTATG GATGTTGTGGAGGAGTGCATCTCATCCCTCAAGTACAATACACCACCTAAAAAAATTACCAATGGATTGAAGAATTCTCCTCTAAGTCTGAATGAAGATGAGGAAGAAGGCCAGCTGTCAACCAACAGGTTCAGTAGGAAGATGGGAAAGAGACAGAAATGTGTTAACTTTGATGCAGATATGAGTAGTTGA